The sequence below is a genomic window from Candidatus Methylomirabilota bacterium.
CGGCACCGGGCCGGCCGGAGGAACGCGAAGTCTCCGAGGCCCACGGTCGGGGCGATGCCGAGGTACCAGGCGACGCGCCCGTCGGCGGCCGCGACCCGGCCCCCGACCGCGCTGCCGAACGAGTAGCCTGCGACGGCCAGCTTCGCCACCCTACCGCCCAGGGTCTCCGCGAGGAACGCGAGCGCTCCGGCGACGTCCGCCTCCTCGGCGTGTCCGCCCCCGTGCGTCCCTTCGCTCCGGCCGACGCCCCGGAAGTTGAAGGCCAGCGTCGTGTAGCCGGCGTCCTGGAAAGCCTGCTCCGCCGTCAGGATGACCGGCGTGAGCATGGAGCCGCCGTAGAGCGGATGCGGGGGGCACAGCGCCACGGCACGGTCGGGGTCGCCGACCCGGAGCCGGCCCTCGAGCCGCAGCCCGTCCTCGGAGAGGAAGCGGACGAGCCTGGCGTCCAGGGGAAGCCGGAAGGGCACGAACGCGAGCGTCGCCCAGCGGCGCGCCGGCAGCCCGGGGACCGCCTACCCCGCTGTCGGATTAACCGCGCGCACCGTCCGGCTGAGTCGCCACGCTCATGGTGGGGGTGTGTCTGGGAGGGGGCCCGGACGGGCGAAGCCCGCCCAATCAATGGCCCCCTCCCACGATCTACGCCACGATGGCCGGGTCGAAGCGCAGGACCACGTAGCCCCCGACGGCCCCGGCGCCGAAGCCCGGACCGAAGATCCGCATCGGGCGCGAGATCACGCCCTCCCGGACCGCGTCGTGGAGCGCGATGGGAATGCTGGCCGAGGACGTGTTGCCCACCCGGTCGATGTTGAAGTAGAGCTGCCCGGGCGCCACTCCCGCCGACTGGGCCAGACTGGTCACCATGGTCTGGTTCGCCTGGTGAGGCACGATCAGCTCGATGGCGTCCATGAGTGACCCTTCCCCGCCTTCCGGGTGGGGCAGCGCGCGGAGCTCACCGATCATCTGGAAGAGGTAGCGCTTGACGAGCGCCTTCACCTCGGGGCCGTACACGGTGATGTTGTTGTCGAACTCGGGGTTCGGCCAGATGATGGAGTCGACCTCGCTCATCGGACCGCTGGCGTACGTCTGGAAGAACTCGATGTCGGGCGGCGCGCCGATCGGAGCCGGGCCCACCACCAGCGCCGCCGCCCCGTCGCCGAAGATCATCCGGGACGTCCGCACCGTCCCGATCTTGTCGGAGAACTTCTCGCCGCACACGACGAGCACCGGCCGCTCGACCTCCTGGAGGAGCCGCACGGCCTCGGCGACCCCGTAGGGCAGCCCGGCGCAGGCGGCCACGATGTCGCAGGAGGCGTGGGTCTGGAACATGCCGAGCTGGCCGGAGAGCCAGGTGGCGACCGACGGCATCATCTTGACGCTGGTGCACGAGCAGAACACCACCGCCCCGATCTCTTCGGGCCGGCGTCCGCACTTGTCGAGGGCCTGCTGGGCCGCCAGGAGCGAGATGTGGTCGAGGTCCAGCTCGGTATAGCGCCGCTCGCGGATGCCGGTCTTCTGGGAGATCTCCTCGGCCGTCATCGGAGACCAGCAGTAGGCGGCGTTGCGGATCAGATCGTCGTTGGTGCACGCGCGCTCGCCCTTGTAGATGGCCAGGGCCTCGAGCCGCGGCATGACGGCGAACCGCTTGCGGACGTCCACGGGGGGATACGGCGTGACGGGCGGGCGCGCCGGGGCCGGGGCCGGCCGGCGGGGCCGTACCCGCTGCCCGGCGTTCACCCGCCGGATGAACTGGAGAACTTCGTCGCTGCGCGGCTGGAAGACCACGACGAAGTCGTCGTCGTGGAGCTTGCCCACCTCGGTGGCCCGGGTCTTGGCCCGGTCCCACCGGTACTGGTTGTGGAGGACCATCGCCTGGCGGAGGAGCGCCTCCAGCTCGGGCACCTCGTGGGCGCACTCGATGATGTCGCTGTGACCGTAGCCCGGGTAGTCGGGATCGTGGTCGAGCAGGTGATAGGTGAGATTCCGGGGATCACGGAGGATCTCGGCCACGGTGGGCTTGATGGGGGGAAGCTCCGCGCCGGAGCCCTTCTTGTGACGAAACACGTCGAGGAGGATGGAGAAGACCTTGTCCTCCGTCCCCGCGTCCCACGAGGGCGACAGCCCGCGGTAGCCGGCCTCGATCGCCGCGCTCAGCTCGGCCGCCTCCCACGGGCGGTACACCGGCAGGAAGACGTCATCCCGCCCCCGGGGTACGTCCCGCCAGCGGGTCGGGCGCTTCACGTACATGGTCAGCGCGTAGCGGTTCACCCAGAAGAGGTTGAGGGCGAGGTCCCGCAAGAGCTCGTAGCGCCCGCGATAGCTCCGGGACTCGACCCGCGCCACGATGTCCGTCTCGGTGGGCGCCTTCTCCTCGAAGTCCCGCTTGATGACGGCAGCGAACTGCTCGAGGGTCTCGAAGATCGAGAAGTCGAGCTCCGGGAAGAAGTTGGACGGGAAGACCAGGCGGCCGTATCGGTTCAGGATGAACGGCTTCATGCGTAGGACCTCATCGGCAGTGGAATACCTGCACCACGCGCGGACCCGACCGCGTCGGCCTCGCCACGGCGCGAATCGACCGCGGACGGGCGTCCGCGCCGAGGCCATTCTAGCAGACCGCCGGGGCCGCCGACAGGGGCCGCGGGGTCCGCCGCCGCCCCGTTGGGCGCTTGACACCTTCCCGCGGACTGGACTATAAAAAAGGCACTCGCTGGCCTCGTGCTCGATCGAGTATCGATTCCGCGAGATCGCTGTTCCCGCGCGGCCTTAGCCGTGATCGACTGGCGCGGGCGCCGGTCGGCCCGGCCTGGTCAGACCGGCGGCCGATCCTCCGGGCGGACGGACGAGCGGCGGGACCCCTGGGGCACGCGCCGGGGTTCTGGTGACAGAGCGACATGGCTACGCTTCTCGACGTTCGAGGGCTGAGCACTCACTTCGCCACCCGAGGCGGCATCGTCCGCGCGGTGGACGACGTGTCGTGGGACGTCGAGGAGGGCGAGACGGTCGCCCTGGTCGGCGAGTCGGGATGCGGCAAGAGCGTCAGCGCGCTCTCGATCATGCGCCTGATCCCGGGCCCGGGCGGGCGGATCGTCGGCGGTCAGGTCTGCTTCAAGGGCCGCGATCTCCTGGCCCTCTCCGAGGAGGAGATGCGACGCGTCCGGGGCCGCGAGATCGCCATGATCTTCCAGGAGCCGATGACCTCGCTCAACCCGGTGCTCTCGATCGGCCGTCAGCTCACCGAGGGCCTCGAGATCCACCTGAGGATGCCGGTCGCCGAGGCCCGCCGCCGCGCCGTGGAGCTGCTGGCCCTGGTCGGCATCCCGGATCCCGAGCGCCGCCTCGCCCAGTATCCGCACCAGTTCAGCGGCGGCATGCGGCAACGGATGATGATCGCCATGGCGCTGGCCTGTAACCCCTCGCTGATCCTGGCCGACGAGCCGACCACGGCGCTGGACGTCACCATCCAGGCGCAGATCCTCCAGCTCATGAAGGACCTCTCCCGCCGGCTGAGCGTGGCCATGCTCATGATCACGCACAACCTCGGCGTGGTCGCCCGGTACGCGGACCGGGTCAACGTCATGTACGCGGGGAAGATCGTCGAGCGCGGAAGCGCCCGCGAGCTCTACGCGAACCCCCGGCATCCCTACACGCTCGGCCTGCTCCGCTCGGTCCCGCGGCTGGACGAGCCCCGGCGGGAGCGCCTCCAGCCGATCGAAGGGCAGCCGCCCGACCTCACCCGCCTGCCACCGGGCTGCGCCTTCACGGCCCGCTGCGCCTTCCGCGTGGAGCGGTGCCCGGTCGACCGGCCCCCGCTGCGCCCCATCGGCGCCGACCGGCACCTGAGCGCCTGCTGGGAGGCCGAGCGCCTCGCCGGACGGGCCGAGGCGGTGGCGCGGTGATCGAGGGGACGGATGTCCTCCTCGAGGTGCGCGATCTGGTCAAGCACTTCCCCATCGGCGGCGGGCTCTTCGGCGGGCCCCGGGCGCTGATCCGCGCGGTCGACGGGGTCAGCTTCGCGATCCGGCGCGGCGAGACCCTCGGCCTCGTCGGCGAGTCCGGGTGCGGCAAGACCACCACGGGCCGGTGCATTCTTCAGCTGGAGCGGCCGACGAGCGGCGCCGTCGTCTTCGAGGGCCGCGAGCTCAGCGGGCTCGGTCCGGCCGAGCTGCGGCGCGTGCGCCGCCGCCTGCAGGTGATCTTCCAGGATCCCTACAGCTCGCTGAACCCCCGCATGACGGTGGGCCAGATCCTCGCCGAGCCCCTGGCCGTCCACCGGATCGTCACCGACCCCGCCGCCCGGGCCGCGCGCGTCCGCGCGCTCCTCTCCCACGTCGGGCTCCTCCCGCAGCACGCCGACCGCTACCCCCACCAGCTCTCCGGTGGGCAGCGGCAGCGCGTCGGTATCGCCCGGGCGCTGGCGATGGAGCCGTCCCTCATCGTCTGCGACGAGCCGGTGTCGGCGCTCGACGTCTCCATCCAGGCGCAGATCATCAACCTGCTCGAGGACCTGCAGGCCGAGTTCGGCCTGACCTACCTCTTCATCGCCCACGACCTGTCGGTCGTCCGCCACATCTCGGACCGGGTCGCCGTGATGTACCTCGGCAAGATCGTCGAGCTGGCCGACCGCAAGGCGCTCTACGACGATCCCCTCCATCCCTACACCCGGGCGTTGCTCGCGGCCGTGCCCATCCCGGACCCCGTGCTCGAGGCGCAGCGAGAACGCCTCGTGCTCCGGGGGGAGGTGCCGAGTCCGCTCAATCCCCCTTCGGGCTGCGTGTTCCACCCGCGGTGCCCGATCGCCATCGACCGCTGCCGCGCGGTGCTACCAGAGCTCCGGGAGATCAAGCCCGGGCACTGGGCGGCCTGCATCCTGGCATGAACCGGAGGTGACCCCGATGGGCCGACTGGCATCCCTGGTCCTGACCCTGGGCCTCGTGACGGCGTTCCCGGCCGCGGCCCAGACGCCGCGGACCGGCGGCGAGCTGATCTTCGTCGTCCCCGCCGAGCCGCCGTCCTACGACGCCCACCGGGAAAACACCTTCGCCTTGATCCACCCGGCGGCTCCGCACTACAGCACGCTGCTCCGCACCGACCCGGCCGACAAGACGGGGACCAGGATCATCGGGGACCTCGCCGAGTCCTGGACGATCTCGAAGGACGGTCGCACCTACACGCTCAAGCTGCGCCGCGGGGTCAAGTTCCACGACGGGAGCGAGCTGACGTCGAAGGACGTCAAGGCGAGCTACGACAAGATCATCAACCCGCCGGCCGGCCTGGCGTCCGCCCGCAAGGGGGAGTACATCGACGTCGAGGCGGTGCAGGCTCCCGACCCCTCCACGATCGTCTTCCGGCTGAAGTGGCCGTCGGGCTCGTTCCTCTCTTCCCTCGCCTCGCCCTGGAACTGGATCTACAAGGCCGATCTCCTGGCCAAGGACCCCCGCTGGTACGAGAAGAACGTCATGGGCACCGGGCCCTTCTCGTTCGTCGAGCACGTGAAGGGCTCCCACTGGATCGGCAAGAAGAACCCCAACTACTGGGACAAGGGCAAGCCCTACCTCGACGGCTACCGCGGCATCTTCATCCGCGATTCGGCCGCCCAGGTGGCGGCCATCCGCGGCGAGCGGGCCATGATCCAGTTCCGCGGCTTCTCGCCGGCTGAGCGCGACACGCTCGTCCAGGCCCTGGGGCCGAAGCTCACCGTCCAGGAGAGTCCCTGGGACTGCGGGCTGTGGGTCGTCCCCAACCAGCGGAAGAAGCCCTTCGACGACAAGCGCGTCCGCCGCGCCCTCACCCTGGCCATGGACCGCTACCAGGGCTCCCAGGCGCTCTCGAAGATCGCCATCGTCAAGGAGGTGGCCGGGGTGATGGTCCCCGGCACGCCCTTCGCCACGCCGCCGGCCGAGCTGGAAAAGCTGGCCGGGTACGGGCGCGACATCCCGAAGTCACGGGCCGAGGCCAAGCGGCTCCTCAAAGAAGCCGGCGTGCCCGACGGGTTCGCCCTCACCCTCCTCAACCGGGGGGTCCCGATGCCCTACGAGCCCATCGGCGTCTGGCTCATCGACCAGTGGCGGCAGGTGGGCCTCAACGTCAAGCAGGACATCGTCGAGACCGCGAAGTACTTCAACGACATGCGGGGCGGGAACTTCGACGTCGCCGTCGATTTCCAGTGCGGGTACATCGTCGAGCCCGATCTCGACATCTACAAGTTCCAGTCGAAGGAGATCAGCCAGGAGAACTACGGCGGCTACACGGACAAGACGCTCGACGAGCTCTACCAGAGGCAGAGCCGGGCGATCGATCCCGAGGAGCGGAAGAAGCTGATCCGGGAGTTCGAGCGGCGCCTCCTCGACGAGGAGGCCCACTACCTCGCCACGCTCCAGTGGCACCGGATCGTTCCCCACAGCGCGAAGGTCCGGGGCTGGACGATCACGCCGAGCCACTATCTCGACCAGCAGCTCGACACCGTGTGGCTCGCCGAGTAGGCCTCGGGAGGTCAGGCATGCGACGCCCCTCCGCGGTCCTCCTCATCCTCGTCGCGCTGGTGACGTCCACCGGCCCGGCGGCCTGGGGGCAGGAGAAGCCGCGCCCCGGGGGCGAGCTCCTCTTCGTGGTCCCGGCCGAGCCGCCCTCGTACGACGCCCACCGGGAGAACACCTTCGCCCTCCTCCACCCGGCCGCGCCCCACTACAACACCCTGCTGCGGATCGATCCGTTCGATCAGAGCGGCACCCGGGTCGTCGGAGACCTGGCCGAGTCGTGGACCATCTCGCGGGACGGTCTCACGTATACGTTCCGCCTTCGTCCCGGCGTGCGCTTCCACGACGGGAGTCTCCTCACCGCCCGAGACGTGAAGGCGACCTACGACAAGATCGTCTTCCCGCCCCCCACCGTGGCCTCGCTCCGCAAGGGCGCCTACCGGGTCGTGGAGGCGGTGGAGGCGCCCGACTCCCAGACCGTGCGCTTCCGGGTGAAATGGCCGGAATCCTCCTTCCTGGCCAACCTCGCCTCGCCGTTCAACTGGATCTACAAGGCCGACGTGCTGGAGAAGGACCCCCGCTGGTACGAGACGAACATCCTCGGGACCGGCCCGTTCAAGTTCGTCGAGTACGTGAAAGGATCCCACTGGGTGGGGAAGAAGAATCCCGACTACTGGGACAAGGGCAAGCCCTATCTCGACGGCTACCGCGCCATCTTCGTCCGCGACGCGGCGGCCCAGGTGGCCGCCATCCGCGGCGAGCGGGCCCTCATCCAGTTCCGGGGCTTCTCCCCGGCCGAGCGGGACAGCCTGGTCCAGGCGCTGGGGCCGAAGATCGCCGTCCAGGAGAGCCCCTGGAACTGCATTACCCTGGTGGCCATGAACCACGAGCGGAGGCCCTTCGGCGACCGGCGGGTGCGCCGGGCCCTGACCCTGGCCCTGGACCGCTGGGAGGGTTCCCGCGCGCTCTCCCGCGTCGCCATCGTCCGCGACGTCGCCGGGATCCAGGTGCCGGGCACGCCGTGGGCGACGCCTCCGGAAGAGCTCGGGAAGCTCGCCGGCTACGGGCGCGACATCCCGGCTGCCCGGGCGGAAGCCCGGCGGCTGCTCAAGGAGGCCGGGGCGGAGGGGCTGTCGTTCACGCTGAAGAACCGCGCCGTGCCCATGCCCTACGAGGCGATGGGCATCTGGCTGATCGACCAGTGGCGGCAGATCGGCGTGGCCGTGAAGCACGAGGTGATCGAGCTGGCCGGCCACTACAACGTGCTGCGGGCCGGTGACTTCGACGTGGCGATCGACTTCCAGTGCAACTTCATGGTCGAGCCGGACCTCGACCTCAGCATGTTCCAGTCGTTCGACCTCGCCACCAAGAACTACGGCCGCTACAAGGACCCCGCGCTCGACGACCTCTATCTCCGCCAGGCCCGGGCCACCGATCCGGAGGAGCGCAAACGCCACCTGCGCGCCTTCGAGCGGCGGCTCCTCGACGAGGAGGCCCACTACATCTTCACGCTGCAATGGCACCGGATCATCCCCCACCATGCCAGGGTGCGGGGATGGACCATCACGCCCAGCCACTTCCTGAATCAGCAGCTCGACACCGTCTGGTTGTCGGAATGAGCCCAGGAGGTCCATCATGCGACGCCCACTAGTGCTGCTCACCGCGTTCGGCATCCTCCTCGCCCTGGTCACCGCCGCCGGCCCACCGCCGGGGGCCCAGGAGAAGCCCCGCGCCGGGGGCACGCTGGTCTTCGTGGTGCCCTCGGAGCCGCCTTCCTACGACGCGCACCAGGAAGAGACGTTTGGGGTCATCCATCCCATGGCCCCGCACTACAGCACGCTGCTGCGCGTCGACCCCTTCGACAAGACGGGCACCAAGCCAGCCGGGGACCTCGCCGAGTCGTGGACGATCGCCAAAGACGGCCTCACCTACACCTTCAAGCTCCGGCGGGGGGTGAAGTTCCACGATGGGAGCGAGATGACGTCGAAGGATGTCAAGGCCTCCTACGACAAGATCATCTTCCCGACGGCCGACATGAAGTCGCTGCGCAAGCACGCCTACGAGTCGGTGCAAGCCGTCGAGGCCCCCGACCCCTCCACCGTCGTCTTCCGGCTGAAGTGGCCGGAGTCGTCGTTCCTGCTGAACCTGGCGTCGCCCTGGAACTGGATCTACAAGGCCGATCTCCTGGCCAAGGACGTGCACTGGTACGAGAAGAACGTGATGGGCACCGGCCCCTTCACGTTCGTGGAGCACGTCCGCGGGTCCCACTGGGTCGGCAAGAAGAACCCCACCTACTGGGACAAGGGCAAGCCGTACCTCGACGGCTACCGGGCGATCTTCGTCAAGGATTCGGCCGCCCAGGTCGCCGCCGTCCGCGGCGAGCGGGCTCTCATCCAGTTCCGGGGGTTCTCGCCGGCCGAGCGGGACAGCATCACCCAGGCGCTTGGCCCTCGGATCACCGTCCAGGAGAGCCCCTGGGACTGCGTGCTGATGGTCGCCATGAACCACGAGAAGAAGCCGTTCGACGACAAGCGCGTGCGCCGGGCCCTGACCCTGGCCCTCGACCGCTACCAGGGGTCCCAGGCGCTGTCCAAGATCGCCATCGTCAAGGAGGTGGCCGGCATCCAGGTGCCCGGAACCCCCTACGCGACCCCGCCCGCCGAGCTGGAAAAGCTGGCCGGCTACGGCCGGGACATCGCCAGGTCGCGGGCGGAGGCCAAGCGGCTCCTCAAGGAGGCCGGGGTCCCCGACGGCTTCAGCTTCACCTTCAAGAACCGCGGCATCCCCATGCCCTACGAGCCGCTGGGCGTGTGGCTGATCGACCAGTGGCGGCAGATCGGTCTCAACATCAGGCAGGAGGTCATCGAGGCCTCGGCCTACCATCCCATGCTCAAGCGGGGCGACTTCGAGGTGGCCATGGACTTCCAGTGCGGCTTCATCGTCGAGCCCGACCTGGACCTGGTGCGCTTCGTGTCCACCTCCGACGCCAACTACGGCCGCCACAAGGACACGGCGATCGACGACCTCTTCCAGCAGCAGGCGCGGACAGCCGACCCCGAGGAGCGCAAGAAGCTCATCCGGCGGCTCGAGAAGCGGCTGCTGGACGAGGAGGTGCACGTCTTCTACACGCTGCAGTGGCACCGGATCATCCCGCACAGCGCGCGACTCCGGGGCTGGACCATCACGCCCAGCCACTACCTGAACAACCAGCTCGACACCGTGTGGCTGACCGAGTGAGACGCCGCCCCCTCCCCCACCGGGGGAGAGGGTCGAGCTGAGGGGGCGCCCGGCGTGTTCCGATACATCGTCAAGCGGGTGCTGCTGATGATCCCGACGCTCCTGGGCGTCGCCGTCCTGATCTTCTTCCTCATGCGGGTCGTCCCCGGCGACATCGTCGAGCTGCGGTTCGCCGGGGAAAGCGCCTTCGCCCAGAAGGAGAACCTCGACAAGGAGCGAGTCCGGCTGGGGCTGGATCAGCCGCTCTGGAAGCAGTTCGTCGCCTGGCTCCGCGGCCTGGCCGTCTTCGACTTCGGCACCTCCATGTGGACCGGCGCGCCGATCCTCGAGGAGATCCGGCTCCGCTTCGCGCTGAGCCTCCAGCTGGCGATCATGGCCACCATCGTCGCCGTGCTGCTGGCCATCCCGCTCGGCGTGCTGGCCGCCCTCAGGCAGGACACCTGGGTGGACTACGCTGTGCGGATATTCTCGATCGCG
It includes:
- a CDS encoding alpha/beta hydrolase — its product is MPFRLPLDARLVRFLSEDGLRLEGRLRVGDPDRAVALCPPHPLYGGSMLTPVILTAEQAFQDAGYTTLAFNFRGVGRSEGTHGGGHAEEADVAGALAFLAETLGGRVAKLAVAGYSFGSAVGGRVAAADGRVAWYLGIAPTVGLGDFAFLRPARCR
- a CDS encoding ABC transporter substrate-binding protein → MRRPLVLLTAFGILLALVTAAGPPPGAQEKPRAGGTLVFVVPSEPPSYDAHQEETFGVIHPMAPHYSTLLRVDPFDKTGTKPAGDLAESWTIAKDGLTYTFKLRRGVKFHDGSEMTSKDVKASYDKIIFPTADMKSLRKHAYESVQAVEAPDPSTVVFRLKWPESSFLLNLASPWNWIYKADLLAKDVHWYEKNVMGTGPFTFVEHVRGSHWVGKKNPTYWDKGKPYLDGYRAIFVKDSAAQVAAVRGERALIQFRGFSPAERDSITQALGPRITVQESPWDCVLMVAMNHEKKPFDDKRVRRALTLALDRYQGSQALSKIAIVKEVAGIQVPGTPYATPPAELEKLAGYGRDIARSRAEAKRLLKEAGVPDGFSFTFKNRGIPMPYEPLGVWLIDQWRQIGLNIRQEVIEASAYHPMLKRGDFEVAMDFQCGFIVEPDLDLVRFVSTSDANYGRHKDTAIDDLFQQQARTADPEERKKLIRRLEKRLLDEEVHVFYTLQWHRIIPHSARLRGWTITPSHYLNNQLDTVWLTE
- a CDS encoding 3-oxoacyl-ACP synthase III family protein; the protein is MKPFILNRYGRLVFPSNFFPELDFSIFETLEQFAAVIKRDFEEKAPTETDIVARVESRSYRGRYELLRDLALNLFWVNRYALTMYVKRPTRWRDVPRGRDDVFLPVYRPWEAAELSAAIEAGYRGLSPSWDAGTEDKVFSILLDVFRHKKGSGAELPPIKPTVAEILRDPRNLTYHLLDHDPDYPGYGHSDIIECAHEVPELEALLRQAMVLHNQYRWDRAKTRATEVGKLHDDDFVVVFQPRSDEVLQFIRRVNAGQRVRPRRPAPAPARPPVTPYPPVDVRKRFAVMPRLEALAIYKGERACTNDDLIRNAAYCWSPMTAEEISQKTGIRERRYTELDLDHISLLAAQQALDKCGRRPEEIGAVVFCSCTSVKMMPSVATWLSGQLGMFQTHASCDIVAACAGLPYGVAEAVRLLQEVERPVLVVCGEKFSDKIGTVRTSRMIFGDGAAALVVGPAPIGAPPDIEFFQTYASGPMSEVDSIIWPNPEFDNNITVYGPEVKALVKRYLFQMIGELRALPHPEGGEGSLMDAIELIVPHQANQTMVTSLAQSAGVAPGQLYFNIDRVGNTSSASIPIALHDAVREGVISRPMRIFGPGFGAGAVGGYVVLRFDPAIVA
- a CDS encoding ABC transporter ATP-binding protein; the encoded protein is MATLLDVRGLSTHFATRGGIVRAVDDVSWDVEEGETVALVGESGCGKSVSALSIMRLIPGPGGRIVGGQVCFKGRDLLALSEEEMRRVRGREIAMIFQEPMTSLNPVLSIGRQLTEGLEIHLRMPVAEARRRAVELLALVGIPDPERRLAQYPHQFSGGMRQRMMIAMALACNPSLILADEPTTALDVTIQAQILQLMKDLSRRLSVAMLMITHNLGVVARYADRVNVMYAGKIVERGSARELYANPRHPYTLGLLRSVPRLDEPRRERLQPIEGQPPDLTRLPPGCAFTARCAFRVERCPVDRPPLRPIGADRHLSACWEAERLAGRAEAVAR
- a CDS encoding ABC transporter substrate-binding protein, which produces MRRPSAVLLILVALVTSTGPAAWGQEKPRPGGELLFVVPAEPPSYDAHRENTFALLHPAAPHYNTLLRIDPFDQSGTRVVGDLAESWTISRDGLTYTFRLRPGVRFHDGSLLTARDVKATYDKIVFPPPTVASLRKGAYRVVEAVEAPDSQTVRFRVKWPESSFLANLASPFNWIYKADVLEKDPRWYETNILGTGPFKFVEYVKGSHWVGKKNPDYWDKGKPYLDGYRAIFVRDAAAQVAAIRGERALIQFRGFSPAERDSLVQALGPKIAVQESPWNCITLVAMNHERRPFGDRRVRRALTLALDRWEGSRALSRVAIVRDVAGIQVPGTPWATPPEELGKLAGYGRDIPAARAEARRLLKEAGAEGLSFTLKNRAVPMPYEAMGIWLIDQWRQIGVAVKHEVIELAGHYNVLRAGDFDVAIDFQCNFMVEPDLDLSMFQSFDLATKNYGRYKDPALDDLYLRQARATDPEERKRHLRAFERRLLDEEAHYIFTLQWHRIIPHHARVRGWTITPSHFLNQQLDTVWLSE
- a CDS encoding dipeptide ABC transporter ATP-binding protein; this encodes MIEGTDVLLEVRDLVKHFPIGGGLFGGPRALIRAVDGVSFAIRRGETLGLVGESGCGKTTTGRCILQLERPTSGAVVFEGRELSGLGPAELRRVRRRLQVIFQDPYSSLNPRMTVGQILAEPLAVHRIVTDPAARAARVRALLSHVGLLPQHADRYPHQLSGGQRQRVGIARALAMEPSLIVCDEPVSALDVSIQAQIINLLEDLQAEFGLTYLFIAHDLSVVRHISDRVAVMYLGKIVELADRKALYDDPLHPYTRALLAAVPIPDPVLEAQRERLVLRGEVPSPLNPPSGCVFHPRCPIAIDRCRAVLPELREIKPGHWAACILA
- a CDS encoding ABC transporter substrate-binding protein gives rise to the protein MGRLASLVLTLGLVTAFPAAAQTPRTGGELIFVVPAEPPSYDAHRENTFALIHPAAPHYSTLLRTDPADKTGTRIIGDLAESWTISKDGRTYTLKLRRGVKFHDGSELTSKDVKASYDKIINPPAGLASARKGEYIDVEAVQAPDPSTIVFRLKWPSGSFLSSLASPWNWIYKADLLAKDPRWYEKNVMGTGPFSFVEHVKGSHWIGKKNPNYWDKGKPYLDGYRGIFIRDSAAQVAAIRGERAMIQFRGFSPAERDTLVQALGPKLTVQESPWDCGLWVVPNQRKKPFDDKRVRRALTLAMDRYQGSQALSKIAIVKEVAGVMVPGTPFATPPAELEKLAGYGRDIPKSRAEAKRLLKEAGVPDGFALTLLNRGVPMPYEPIGVWLIDQWRQVGLNVKQDIVETAKYFNDMRGGNFDVAVDFQCGYIVEPDLDIYKFQSKEISQENYGGYTDKTLDELYQRQSRAIDPEERKKLIREFERRLLDEEAHYLATLQWHRIVPHSAKVRGWTITPSHYLDQQLDTVWLAE